One Fuerstiella marisgermanici DNA window includes the following coding sequences:
- the priA gene encoding replication restart helicase PriA, whose product MSDQQGLFEFADLPEWEQAAAEDLQVAEVVFNLPLEKPYTYSIPDEFRELLKAGMRVKAPLGRGNRTVVGYCVNVRQAESAIRKLKPIHEVLDSEPLLNDVMLKLTHWIGERYLCGWGQVLDSVIPAGVRRKSGTRLVQSFELSSKADQLIEAGKLPKKQQTVVDVLREFTEPVAATRLCELAECGPGPITALRKKGIVTALRIRSEVSGEMLEDAVQTEDLILNSQQQQTLDKILSAVRSGEHSTMLLHGVTGSGKTEVYIRSIREIVSYGRQAIVLVPEISLTPQTIRRFRCRFKSVAVLHSHMTDSERHWQWQQIAQGQIEVVVGARSAVFAPTPNLGLIVIDEEHEPTFKQDSTPRYHAREVARYRCMQERVPLLLGSATPTLESWLRATRRQDTLLSMPDRVAELPLPPVVVVDTRNDPRIGKGSSLGRALFTSIGRALNEKGQVILFLNLRGYSPTVWCRSCGTGVKCPDCDITLTWHRDRAEAVCHSCDYSIPAPEKCPTCESAAVRYFGTGTQKLEAEVAAAFPAARVLRMDSDSMRKPGSHDEALEKFRHGEVEILLGTQMIAKGLDFPNVTLVGVIDADSMLNQPDMRASERTFQLIAQVAGRTGRSSRGGRVLVQTTNADAPSIKYASKHDFMGFAYHELQQRKETGAPPFSTVTRVIFRGMSEPQVCETAREVANKLRTVAKDLDPEARILGAAPAPITRLRGYYRFHLQIAAPSHERVKLLWQRVEGKLKLPDSVEMAVDVDPINSR is encoded by the coding sequence AGCAGGCGGCAGCGGAAGATTTGCAGGTAGCGGAAGTTGTCTTCAACCTGCCGCTCGAAAAGCCGTACACATACAGCATTCCGGACGAATTTCGCGAACTGCTGAAAGCCGGTATGCGAGTCAAAGCGCCGTTGGGGCGGGGCAATCGTACCGTCGTCGGGTACTGCGTGAACGTACGCCAGGCCGAAAGCGCGATTCGCAAACTGAAGCCAATCCACGAAGTGCTGGACAGCGAGCCGTTGTTGAACGACGTGATGCTGAAGCTGACTCACTGGATCGGCGAACGCTATCTGTGTGGCTGGGGACAGGTTTTGGACAGCGTGATTCCAGCCGGCGTTCGCCGGAAAAGCGGAACACGCCTGGTTCAGTCGTTTGAACTTTCGAGCAAAGCCGATCAGCTGATTGAAGCAGGCAAGCTTCCCAAGAAGCAGCAAACTGTCGTCGATGTGCTACGAGAATTCACCGAACCAGTCGCGGCAACTCGGCTGTGCGAACTCGCCGAATGTGGCCCCGGACCGATTACCGCTTTGCGCAAAAAGGGGATCGTCACGGCGCTGCGAATTCGGTCGGAAGTGAGCGGCGAGATGCTGGAAGATGCCGTTCAAACGGAAGACCTGATTCTGAACTCACAGCAGCAGCAAACCCTGGACAAGATTCTGTCTGCCGTTCGATCAGGTGAACACAGCACGATGCTTTTGCACGGCGTGACCGGCAGCGGCAAGACGGAGGTTTATATTCGGTCGATCCGTGAGATCGTTAGTTACGGCCGGCAGGCAATTGTGCTGGTACCGGAGATCAGTCTGACGCCGCAAACGATTCGACGCTTTCGCTGCCGCTTTAAATCGGTCGCCGTGCTGCACAGTCACATGACGGATTCCGAACGGCACTGGCAATGGCAGCAGATTGCTCAGGGACAAATTGAAGTGGTGGTGGGCGCTCGCAGCGCCGTCTTCGCGCCAACGCCAAACCTGGGCCTGATTGTAATCGACGAAGAACACGAACCGACTTTTAAGCAGGATTCCACACCACGATATCATGCGCGTGAAGTCGCGCGTTATCGCTGCATGCAGGAACGTGTTCCATTGTTGCTGGGATCGGCCACGCCTACGCTCGAATCATGGCTGCGAGCGACTAGGCGGCAGGACACGCTGTTGTCGATGCCTGATCGAGTTGCCGAATTGCCTCTGCCGCCGGTTGTGGTTGTCGACACTCGCAACGATCCACGCATTGGCAAAGGTTCGTCGCTGGGGCGAGCCCTCTTCACATCCATTGGTCGTGCGTTAAATGAGAAGGGACAGGTCATTCTGTTTCTGAACCTGCGCGGTTATTCGCCGACGGTTTGGTGTCGCAGTTGCGGTACGGGTGTGAAGTGTCCCGACTGCGACATCACGCTAACGTGGCATCGCGATCGAGCGGAAGCCGTGTGCCACAGTTGCGACTACAGCATCCCGGCTCCAGAAAAATGTCCCACGTGTGAAAGCGCAGCCGTGCGATACTTCGGCACGGGAACTCAGAAACTGGAAGCAGAAGTCGCCGCCGCGTTTCCCGCAGCAAGAGTGCTGCGGATGGACAGCGATTCGATGAGGAAGCCCGGCAGCCACGATGAAGCGTTGGAGAAGTTTCGGCACGGCGAGGTGGAAATCCTGCTGGGCACTCAGATGATTGCCAAAGGGTTAGACTTTCCCAACGTCACGCTGGTTGGTGTCATCGATGCCGACAGTATGCTAAATCAGCCAGACATGCGCGCGTCGGAACGAACGTTTCAATTGATCGCTCAGGTCGCCGGTCGAACCGGCCGCAGCAGTCGCGGCGGTCGAGTACTCGTGCAGACTACCAATGCCGACGCACCGTCGATTAAGTATGCATCAAAACACGACTTCATGGGCTTCGCCTACCATGAACTGCAACAGCGCAAAGAAACGGGTGCTCCGCCGTTTAGCACTGTCACGCGAGTCATCTTTCGAGGCATGTCGGAGCCGCAGGTTTGCGAAACCGCTCGCGAGGTTGCGAACAAATTGCGAACGGTCGCGAAGGATCTTGACCCCGAAGCCAGAATTCTGGGGGCCGCTCCCGCACCGATCACCCGCCTGCGCGGCTATTACCGCTTCCATCTTCAGATTGCGGCGCCGTCGCATGAACGCGTCAAGCTGCTGTGGCAGCGGGTGGAAGGAAAGTTAAAGCTGCCGGACAGCGTCGAGATGGCTGTGGACGTCGATCCAATAAATTCCCGGTAG
- a CDS encoding hybrid sensor histidine kinase/response regulator, producing the protein MSAEAEPAISILVVEDNTTHATGIAERLKALGYSIAGLATSGDDAVRMALKTEPGIILMNIHLEGGIDGMEAAELIRRDADIPVVYLTADPDDAALECAEISAPFSYVSRPYTDHDLQTAIEIVRHRHSCEARMREHQAWLTTTLNSIGDGVIATDDQGIIRSMNLVAEELTGWNQKDAVGCALREVFQPVSAEARQPVTNPALLTLRTGESTPLSDGGLLICDDGTERFIENHASSVRDAKGRVTGSVLIFRDVTQRRQMEEDLREAQKLEATGRLAGVIAHDFNNLMTVIIGFSDFLLNSAESSPGQKDVAKQIHDAGNRAAALAHQIVTFRRKQTPPPEVLRLNDVIRDLEPLVRHLFGSSVDLCSHLDPKVGSVKADRSQLEQLVISLIANARDALPSAGQLVVSTTTEVVPDGAEQRYVRITVTAGGPSVAPDVGQHVFGPFFSSDKQTEGTGLGLAAVYGIVQQYHGRISIENDGSSNAVGCVDLPVTDATAAPVSLLEPASSDRGGETVLLVEDEHPVRRMTKMALERCGYKVLEAVNGEHALEVATNAKTRIDLLLTDLIMPLMSGRELAEKLTERRPDIGVLFMSGYSDDEQIHQTIETTRTAFLQKPFLIADLQQQIRSVLDQP; encoded by the coding sequence GTGAGCGCAGAAGCTGAGCCTGCAATTTCCATTCTGGTTGTTGAAGATAACACGACTCATGCCACAGGAATCGCAGAACGCCTGAAAGCACTGGGATACAGCATCGCGGGACTGGCGACGTCCGGTGACGATGCTGTTCGGATGGCATTGAAAACAGAGCCCGGCATCATCCTGATGAATATTCATCTCGAAGGTGGCATTGATGGCATGGAAGCGGCGGAGTTGATTCGTCGGGACGCGGACATCCCTGTGGTTTACCTGACCGCCGATCCGGACGATGCAGCGCTGGAGTGTGCCGAGATCAGTGCACCTTTCAGTTATGTGTCACGGCCTTACACAGACCATGATCTGCAAACAGCCATCGAAATTGTTCGACACCGCCACAGTTGTGAGGCGCGAATGCGAGAGCACCAGGCGTGGCTCACGACGACGCTTAACAGTATCGGCGACGGCGTGATCGCGACGGACGATCAGGGAATTATCCGTTCGATGAACCTTGTGGCAGAAGAGCTCACTGGTTGGAACCAGAAAGACGCTGTCGGTTGTGCGCTGCGCGAAGTTTTCCAACCTGTATCTGCCGAAGCCCGCCAGCCGGTAACCAATCCCGCTTTGTTAACGTTGCGTACTGGCGAGAGTACGCCGCTGTCCGACGGCGGCCTTCTGATCTGTGACGACGGAACTGAACGATTCATCGAGAACCACGCGTCTTCGGTTCGGGATGCAAAGGGCCGCGTCACAGGCAGCGTACTCATCTTTCGTGACGTCACGCAGCGGCGTCAGATGGAAGAAGATCTGCGAGAGGCTCAAAAACTGGAAGCCACTGGACGACTCGCGGGTGTGATCGCTCATGACTTCAACAACCTCATGACAGTCATCATTGGGTTTAGTGACTTTCTGCTGAACAGCGCAGAAAGCTCTCCGGGGCAAAAAGACGTAGCGAAGCAAATTCACGATGCTGGCAATCGCGCTGCCGCATTGGCGCATCAGATCGTAACGTTCAGGCGAAAGCAGACACCGCCTCCGGAAGTGCTTCGCTTAAACGATGTGATTCGTGACCTTGAGCCGTTAGTACGGCACCTGTTTGGATCGAGTGTCGACCTGTGCAGTCACCTTGACCCGAAGGTTGGCTCCGTCAAAGCAGACCGCAGCCAGCTAGAACAACTGGTCATAAGTCTTATCGCCAATGCCCGAGATGCGCTGCCTTCGGCTGGCCAACTCGTGGTGTCAACAACCACTGAAGTAGTCCCGGATGGGGCAGAGCAACGTTATGTGAGAATTACGGTGACAGCCGGTGGCCCAAGTGTTGCCCCCGACGTGGGCCAGCATGTATTCGGCCCGTTCTTCTCGTCGGACAAACAAACTGAAGGAACCGGTCTGGGACTCGCCGCAGTTTATGGGATTGTGCAGCAATACCATGGCCGGATCAGTATAGAGAATGATGGCAGCAGCAATGCAGTCGGTTGCGTTGACCTTCCCGTGACTGATGCGACCGCTGCGCCGGTCAGCCTGTTGGAACCAGCCAGTTCTGACCGCGGCGGTGAAACCGTCCTTTTGGTTGAAGACGAACACCCCGTCCGCCGTATGACGAAGATGGCACTCGAACGGTGTGGGTACAAGGTTCTTGAAGCGGTCAATGGTGAACATGCGTTGGAAGTCGCGACCAATGCGAAAACCCGCATCGACCTGTTGCTGACCGACCTAATCATGCCGCTGATGTCCGGTCGCGAACTGGCAGAGAAATTGACTGAGCGAAGGCCGGATATCGGCGTGTTGTTTATGTCCGGCTACAGCGACGACGAACAGATCCACCAAACGATCGAAACAACTCGCACGGCTTTTCTTCAGAAGCCATTCCTGATCGCAGATCTCCAGCAACAAATCCGCAGCGTCCTCGATCAACCGTGA
- a CDS encoding PAS domain-containing hybrid sensor histidine kinase/response regulator, whose product MGSSSHSQFSLIDAIQAPAIVVSTHGRIVFANGASRKNTTLFDGEPVDRTLDAVLTYPGVGSHLSRYLSERVTAADFVADRLIVSSECGGSFEVSSLSGIVPADGESQQQLLLVLQPVNRATVQWRSEELLEATAQMAKVGGWELDARTGEVTWTKETFRIHELPADGTPPLEDALRFFHPDDRTTLSTAISKAFAFGQPYDLQLRLTTAKGNARYTRSICTPIVENGRTIRLRGTFQDITERRVAEEQLKAERLRLAEVLAGTRVGDWQWYVATGRLTFGERWEAILGYPPTEAPSFDEDTWMALYHPDSIEDARRLLRECFSGKRDHYEHEVQMKHRNGSWIWVFDRGKVVERDPDGRPLLISGIHQDITSRKETEQRLRESETRYRDIFENSSAVKLLIDPDTGRIVEANSAASRFYGYTSDELSRLHIWDINTLNESGVRERLRQARAGENATFEFQHRKASGEVRDVQISTGPVQVGEQQLLHTIVFDVTDRKHAEEELQRLAHLESLGTLAGGIAHDFNNVLTGIFGHVSLARTVLPENNPAAEFLAEAEHSMERAKRLTQQLLTFSKGGAPIMEVVNLAPMIREVTAFDLSGSNVEIALQVPEDLWNVSGDVGQLQQVFSNLAINARQAMSTGGKLSISLQNVELSDGQHPHLKSGRYVKIEFHDGGTGIPTDILDRIFAPYFTTKSQGHGLGLATCHSIVDRHNGHIGVTSKMGEGTTFTVHLPAAKKVAAEKTSTQLKPQLKERPPRVLVMDDEPTVRTVTTQMLEGMGCEVRTVCNADQAITAYWESLRNEAPFDVVIMDLTIPGSMGGKEAVQHILLLNPDACVLCASGYAEDPVMADCKAYGFKGSLPKPFSLEQLQEVTNMWGRSSGPDSDQIKN is encoded by the coding sequence ATGGGAAGCTCTTCCCATAGCCAATTTTCGCTAATCGATGCCATTCAGGCACCCGCCATTGTGGTAAGCACGCACGGACGCATCGTGTTTGCGAACGGCGCATCACGTAAAAACACGACGCTGTTTGATGGCGAACCGGTCGATCGGACGCTGGACGCCGTCTTAACATACCCTGGCGTAGGTTCGCATCTCAGTCGTTACTTGAGCGAACGCGTGACTGCGGCGGATTTTGTCGCTGACCGCCTGATCGTCTCCAGCGAATGCGGTGGCAGTTTCGAAGTATCAAGCCTAAGCGGAATCGTCCCAGCCGACGGTGAATCACAGCAGCAGTTGTTGTTGGTGCTGCAGCCGGTGAATCGTGCGACCGTTCAATGGCGGTCTGAAGAACTGCTCGAAGCGACGGCTCAAATGGCCAAGGTCGGCGGCTGGGAACTGGACGCACGCACTGGCGAGGTGACCTGGACCAAAGAAACCTTCCGCATTCACGAATTGCCTGCTGATGGCACGCCGCCGCTGGAGGACGCTCTTCGTTTTTTCCATCCGGATGACCGAACAACTTTGTCTACAGCCATTAGCAAAGCCTTCGCCTTCGGCCAGCCATACGATTTGCAGCTGCGTTTAACGACCGCCAAAGGCAATGCCAGATATACTCGCAGCATTTGCACTCCGATCGTCGAAAACGGAAGAACGATTCGACTGCGAGGGACGTTTCAGGACATCACCGAACGGCGCGTGGCAGAAGAACAGCTGAAGGCAGAACGCCTTCGACTGGCCGAAGTTTTGGCTGGTACCCGCGTAGGCGATTGGCAATGGTACGTTGCCACCGGACGACTCACCTTTGGCGAAAGGTGGGAAGCCATTTTGGGATACCCTCCGACAGAAGCCCCCTCATTCGACGAAGACACATGGATGGCGCTGTACCATCCCGACAGCATCGAAGACGCTCGACGCTTGCTGCGCGAATGCTTCAGCGGAAAACGCGATCACTACGAACACGAAGTTCAAATGAAGCACCGCAACGGATCGTGGATCTGGGTCTTCGATCGCGGCAAAGTTGTGGAACGCGATCCCGACGGGCGACCGCTGCTGATTTCCGGAATCCATCAGGACATCACGTCGCGTAAAGAAACGGAACAGCGGCTGCGTGAGAGCGAAACTCGCTACCGTGACATCTTCGAAAACAGCAGCGCCGTAAAACTGCTGATCGACCCTGACACCGGGAGAATCGTCGAAGCCAATTCTGCGGCGAGTCGTTTCTACGGCTATACCTCCGATGAACTGTCCAGGCTGCACATCTGGGATATCAACACGTTAAACGAAAGCGGCGTCCGCGAACGTTTGCGACAGGCCCGAGCCGGCGAAAACGCGACTTTCGAATTTCAACATCGAAAGGCTTCCGGGGAAGTCCGCGATGTGCAGATTTCCACCGGGCCTGTACAGGTCGGTGAACAGCAGTTACTACACACAATCGTTTTCGACGTCACTGACCGGAAACATGCCGAAGAAGAGCTGCAACGATTGGCGCACCTCGAAAGTCTGGGAACGCTGGCCGGGGGAATTGCTCACGACTTCAACAACGTGTTGACAGGTATTTTCGGGCACGTCTCGCTAGCGCGAACTGTGCTGCCGGAAAATAACCCCGCCGCCGAATTCCTGGCGGAAGCCGAGCATTCGATGGAGCGTGCGAAACGACTGACGCAGCAACTGCTGACGTTTTCCAAGGGCGGCGCCCCAATCATGGAGGTCGTGAATCTCGCTCCAATGATTCGCGAGGTGACTGCCTTCGACCTGTCCGGCAGCAATGTCGAGATTGCTTTGCAGGTTCCCGAAGACTTGTGGAACGTATCCGGCGACGTCGGGCAGCTACAACAGGTGTTTTCCAATCTGGCGATCAACGCGAGACAGGCGATGTCGACAGGAGGAAAGCTTTCGATCTCACTGCAGAACGTGGAACTTAGCGACGGCCAGCATCCTCACCTGAAATCCGGGCGTTACGTGAAAATCGAATTCCATGATGGAGGGACAGGAATCCCGACGGATATCCTGGACCGCATTTTTGCTCCTTATTTCACCACAAAGTCGCAGGGACACGGGTTGGGTTTGGCGACATGCCATTCCATCGTTGACCGCCACAACGGACACATTGGCGTCACTTCAAAAATGGGGGAAGGCACGACGTTTACCGTTCATCTTCCCGCTGCGAAAAAAGTTGCTGCAGAGAAGACTTCAACGCAACTCAAGCCACAGCTGAAAGAGCGGCCGCCTCGAGTTCTGGTCATGGATGACGAGCCCACGGTAAGAACCGTGACAACGCAAATGCTTGAAGGAATGGGGTGTGAAGTCCGAACTGTCTGCAACGCCGACCAGGCGATTACGGCGTACTGGGAATCGCTCCGCAACGAAGCTCCATTTGACGTAGTCATCATGGACCTAACGATCCCCGGCAGCATGGGCGGCAAGGAAGCAGTGCAGCACATTTTGCTGCTGAATCCGGATGCGTGCGTGCTATGCGCCAGCGGCTACGCAGAAGATCCGGTGATGGCCGATTGCAAGGCGTACGGCTTCAAGGGCAGCCTTCCAAAACCATTTTCTCTGGAGCAGCTGCAAGAGGTTACAAACATGTGGGGCCGCTCATCTGGCCCCGATTCCGATCAGATCAAAAATTAA